GTATGCTATTTTCAAACTTCAATATGACATGCTTTCAAATGTTGAAGTTCTGTATATATCATTGTTCTTAACATTCTTTTAGATTTATTATTCCTAATCATGGTTAACATTAATTTGATTGAGTTAAAGAAGCATatacaatataaattatataaaatactcctaatatttttaatatcattattTTATAAGTATCAATGTAAATTAGAATTCCGACTAACAGTTGACTACGAAGAAAACAACTGACattaattagatatatataaatgtgtgtgtgtgtgcaagtTTTTAAGTTTTGGAGTTATATATGCtaaatttaaatttgataaatgcAAAATCACTAACTTTGTGGGATACGTGCAACTTTgcatttaaaattttaacatgCTTATTATGAAGTTGAGCATTAATTTTATGAACATTCTCACAGAGGAACAGTGAATTGAACTTACTAGTCCTTTCTCTCTTGCAGCCGCTAAAGAGCCAGCTGCAACAAAATCATCATAAGAGACCTGCCAAATCAACCCCATCATCTGTCAGCAGTGGatttaaaagagaatttgacaatgGAGATAAAAATATACAGTGAAAAAACGTTAAAATATACAGCGAAATGAAGCTTAAAAAGACATGATTATTGATAAGAAGATATCTGTACCCTACTTAAATTGGTGAATGATTGTGGAGATAGCTTTTGTCCACGTTCTCATAATTTACTATTTCCCAGTAAAATTGTcgcattttcaaataaggataaattTTCATGAAAAAGTGAGTCTACCCTAAGAGCCCAAGTTCCCCAGTAAGTCTCATGTAGAATGTTTGAATCACTTAATTGGTAGGAGAAATAAAGAGAACTCACAGTCTCTGCTCTAATGAATCCTTTCTCAAAGTCTGAATGTATCACCCCAGCAGCTTGAGGTGCTGTCATGCCTGTTCGATTAAAACTATGGTTATATTATGAGGGATCATTCATGACAAGAAAATAAACCAAGTCCAAGGTACTTTTCAAAACTAAACAAAACCAACCTGCTAATATTGTCCATGCTTTTGTTTCCTGTGAGAAAACCGAGGGCACATCAAGATAAATGGGCAACAAAAGGTAAAATCAAGAATATATAATCAAAACAAAAGCAAATGCTTACCTTTTCTCCTGAGGTAAAGTAAGTGCGCAACCCCAAAAGTTTATATGTTGCTCTTATCAGATTCCCGAGACCACTTTCACTAACACCAAGTGACTTCAGAAACTCAATTCTCTCTTCTTGTGCAAGCTCAGTAAGCTCAGCTTCTACCTAAAATCAGATTTATGCATCAGTTCAATTCAATTGTGGTTGACTCCATGGAAACAACACAATTAAAATGGACAGTGGTAGAGAATCAGTTGTTGAAGAAAATGTACATGAGAAAGATGAAATCAGATTTGGATGAGCATCTTTAATATCTAATTCAACAAGGCGACAGTTTCAATAGGTAACACATATATAAATTGTTTGTAATACTCGATAGTTAATGATACAAGAATGTGAATATTATAAGATAAGAGTTAAAATGAAACCCTGAAAGCCAAAAAGAACAGAATTCTAGCGTTGGTATCTAAAATAATAATTGAAGTTTTTGATTAGTGTCTAGTTCATGGCTTCAAAATTGCCATGCAGATACATATAGGTCATAATCTTTTGGAATGGATGCGAAAGACTATGGAAAGCCTACATCAGAGAACAATTCCAGTTGAATTTGAAGAAAACTTATAAACATACTATGGTCGTATCATTcttcattgctaaagagaaagaGCATCCTTATTTAACGAAAATATGATTGAATTTTAGGCAATTCCAGAAGTAAAAGTTCACACTTCCAATATGTGCATGCAAAAGCAATTATGTGCATTTAAAGTATACACACCAGGAATTAACTCTTCAATCATCAAGAAAGGAAATATgttgaaaaggaaaaaagaatgagAGGAGATGAATGATAAACTCAAGTTATGCAGAGGGAGAAGATGTACAATAAAACAAATTTACATTCAAGGCTTATAATTTTAGATGGTGATGGATACCCCATGTGTCGATACCAAACCTGTGCTGATACAGTTACTATGCCAGATTGCAACTCTGAGGCAAGGTTCATCACTTCTTTGACATGAGGATTGTTATCTGGTTCAGCAAGATCAGATTCTGCTACATTAGCTACATATATGACAGGTTTCATGGTCAGCAAACAGAGATGATGTATAGATTCTTTCTCCAAGTCTGATAAAGAAACAGAGCGTGCAGGTCTTCCATCCATAAGTGTCTTTTGAATCTTTTCCAATGCTGATTTCTCTGCCTCTTCCTGGTAACATAATGGCATTGATGAGTGTTATAAAATATTAACATATTACATTATTAGAACAAACAATTTTTAATGCATTCAACCTaattgttaaaaataataattatgattTTCAGTCAACATACTGAGTATATTTGTGCTTTACCTTCATCTTggattgtgaatcttttgctttgCCCTTCTTAAGTTTATCTAGCCTTTTCTCAATCTGCAATTCTTACAAGGACAAACCTCAGTCCAGTCAGTTATTAAAGCATCTTGTCAACATATCCACAAGTAGGTAATTATTAAACTTGCATACCTGTTCAAGATCTGAGAAAACTAGCTCTAAGTTGATAACATCAATATCTGATTTTGGATCGACTTTCCCATTCACATGAATGACATCATTATCCTCAAAGCAGCGTACTACCTGAGAAGCAATTCGCTCTATATAACTCAAATGCCAaatatagtgaaaattttgatgttAAGGTTGCCAACCGAGCCCTACCAAGTAGTTGGTTCCCCTCTTCGGTTTGAGGAGATTCTAGTTTGTGATCATTGTGAAGATATTACCACAAGTACTTGTCCTAGATGATAATTTAAATGTGGGATCATTTCCTCAGTTAActtatttatatataaagaaaGAAACAGCATTGTTTGTTCGAGTGTCAGGAATACAACCATGTCAAAAACTCTAAATTTGGGAGTCTACCCCAACCAGTACCATTACTAAAATTTGGGAATTTCTTTGGCTATGTCAACTTGAAATTAAGAACTTTCACATTTATAAGGAAAAAATTCAAATACAGAGCCCCAACATCGACGCTCTTAAATGTATGGTATACAATACATGAGAAAGAAATCAGGAAGAGGCTAACGGAGAGGGAATCAATTGATAAAAATGACTCACTATAAATTCATGTCAATAAAACGATATGTTGTTTTTCTTCCTTATTTATTAACTAAAGCTGTAACATCATGATAACAAAAATTAGTGTTGCTTCTCTTTCTCATAACTAATTCTTCCCGTGAAACTTTGCACCAAATCACAAAGAGTAAATGTCTTATTAATAGTCAACCAAGGCGAATGGTTTATGTCTTTTGATTGATTCATCTAGCCATGGAACCATATTaaacacagtgatttaaaaagcgctaggcgccaaaaggcgctacggtccaaaaacgcccgcccGAACGAAGTGAGGtgctaaaaattaataatattaaaattaatagtattaaaatcaaaataatagtgttatactatatacagttaacagtatactgtatactattaacagtatactatatattgttaacagtatactttcgatttcgaaagaggagaagcgaaagagaagagaagagtgtaagggaagaccgagggtgctgaAAAAAGCGGGAGCGACAGCGGCAACGGCGAGTGACGACAGTAGCAGCGgctgcggtagcagcgagcagcgggagcgggagcggcgacagaggcagcgacagcagcgagcagcggcagtggctgcgggagcgggagcgacgagctgtcacggacaaacttctcaacaagatgttggatgtaatgcttatgtgtgtccgtgtcttttggcatgttcatgccctgtacagaatgtaaaggggcggccgaaggcttataagtctcattttagttgggttggtggcctctttaggcttgtaaataaaggttgtgtcatgtggacacgtgcgagagcttttcggtctgtaatggaccattttaccctttgttgtgccactgttcagagcttgtatagtctgtttgtaatttgcattgtctatgaagtgtttttcggacatgtttgcttgtggatcccgtttgaggcgttctctctaacccgttctctcttttgatggtcctaagggacaatgggaggcttcggggaggctgacctttgcggacggacacgcaagggtgccgcacgacttaggcaaaaccagctaagtccgtgtcatatggtatcagagcgggacaagcactcatagaaacacttgacatgcaaacgtgggggacctagtggggctgcatggagggcagtcagcacacgcgcgaccgtttgagggaaaacgggcatggagatgtagggaaaagagccgctcagaggagcgggcatctgacattggcattcagaggaatggccaacccttcgcgcaagaggcaccacgagaacaggcaagcttggaagaatgcggagcgcacaaaggttgggatggctgagtttgagctacggctcaacgttgacaactttacttgatggtgctcaaggcaagcgaggcgcttggcaaaggacgagaccatgcaaagtggaatgagttgctcagcgatcgaaagagttgtgcaaagctcacagaggtgaggggaattgctaactcgaagaattcggtactcatgcatgggcttgtatgcggacgatggattgttcgtggccatcccaaggcgaccgagactcggcgctatggagcattgaaactttctcttcggcatgcgaaggatacgtccggaggaggctgaagtgtgcaacgagttcagcatgttgctaggccttgaggggtgcagtggtggctgtattgacgtggaggcgcaatctagcaagtgcgtttgcaggaggcagaacaatgcacagtttattcagcagatcggagtagtccaaggggatggtggtctccgaaacgaagagagatgttgctccaatgggatagttatccaggagggataagtctcagcactccagagggagaatcatgtgagacggacttcacatgttgaggaagagtacctcacaaacaacaactccacgaagctcaatggaccgagcaagcagcgaggagttgccgcatgatctcgctcgagagaatgcattggtggatgcattgcgagatcaagtgggggagcaacacaattgaaggcacacttggagtcgatatgagatcggactcaagggagggctgacccgtggaatggtgggcacgagggccaccatcgactcaatgcgaaaacgaggagcggagcaacttgggtgtaacttggcggagtacccaagccgcatgaagggagccagcagagaagttggaacatggagcagaggcacagtgctttccttagacagaggtcaaggacatgaactcttgcagaggcaagagcaggatcatgttgttccatgggtccttcattctgacggagcggactcatcttgcatggtgccaaagacgaagggagcttcggggctcatgcaccttatctcggagaagcatttgatggaggaactaaggcgactcaatttgcggaggcgaagttgggttcagaaggccttagcacggggcaagaggacgcagaggcgggtactcttgaagaatatgccacagcgttgccattcgagttgctatgaaggaagcggtgtgcagtggagattgtgctggtaggggcagaggcccaggatccagacaatggtgcatcaattgcagcgaagtcgggggacttcgggagctactaggcgacggactgtcctagagcggtgcttcatctaggtgtggcccaagagtgggtggatgaaggtcgattgccaaaggagcgaacaaaatcgaaggtggatgagaccctgcgatgtattggcagaggccacacatggagggttcacaattcgagtttattccacaaggatcagaatgcaatggagatgtcaccaggaggcgacatggtgcagcggatcgtggtggaacagttcgtggcaatgcgatacacacgacagtgcgtcccgtgagggatgagatcatatggaggtatgatcgggagctactgggagctccgctttggtgaacaacacgacggcaagaagggctatggattcaaggagtgaaggccatggtaccgcagaggcgggtcttccgggcgtgcatcgaattttgcatcggatgaaaaccttggtcatcagcatatgggggctgggttccaccaagggaaaagttcgaatgcaagtaccagtgagtcccatgggagggacttgatcatgcagaggtatgatcgaagcagctggagagttggactgctccagagctcatattcgcttaagggagcccgacaagtcagaggacaaggtcgagtaagcgaacgttgctaccaaggaagctaaggagaacagaattggtgcaaaccctacaacgcgatggcagaggccatgcatgggagttgcagtctgtctttccatcgaccaaacaaactgcttggagaacacagaggtgttgaagcagggggtcgaaaggggcgaggaagcgacgacgagtccagagggacttagctacccaaaatcaagcatcagttagaatggaggtggactcagaggagcgccacggagacatatctactgatcatgaagaaaagggatgcagatgcgaggcgatggatagtagggccatgggcatggcagcgtcatggtaccgcagaggcgggacttccgtcaaagtcattgatcccttgctctcacggagggagagcgcttggtcgtgaaaggggccgaggaggtggagcatgcagaggcaatctccaagtactgagacaaggctgaagggcagaggccaagaaacttcgtaagaccggtgtcaacaagtttctcatcaagatagccgtaagtgaaggacttcgggtcatgcaagagtgcacgaccaaggaacgaagcaagcagtacgcggtgctgtacctttgctactcagtggagtaggcggcagggttgatggagaagacggtacaatcccagaggcgacctcatctattagagaattactccaagttggggtggaaacttcctgcattccagaagttcaatggcattgagaaggtgaatcatagtagctaactcaacgcaaggagtgcaaacacttcaagtgcttcagaagtgtgagcaaagagcaggcgaaggccagtaaccagctcgatgcatgaagtacaacctcgaggaggcgggcgaagtcaagtaacctttgccttctcaactcttaagagaatgggcgaaaccgagtaccccagttctcttatctatccagcagaggagctctgcacaagttcaaagacccttcgaagataatggaagacaatagttgtcaaatcctcaccaacggtgatcagtgctactgagagtagattgtccgcttcatttcccaacgaaatgccaatcgaaagcggaagtgatgcgaacctacttggatgtgacaactaactgaaagaagagtcaatgggcagattttgtggaggaaggacccaaaaacttcagaagtttgcgaggcgatgctcgttaaagctccaacaagcatccgcccagttcaagcagcatgtgggaattttgagagactggcgcagtaaagatggtcttttccttcatctgggagatccgcaggaatcaacaaggatcaacacaactcagccaaccccacaccacagtcagagtcattggtgagttgaagcagcatggcggatcaaagttcgactactcaaaaacagcagcggagagcagctgggagccaggaggcgcattgcagctggagcagaagattgaagactcagcaaaggcgaagagttgcagtgttc
This DNA window, taken from Musa acuminata AAA Group cultivar baxijiao chromosome BXJ3-7, Cavendish_Baxijiao_AAA, whole genome shotgun sequence, encodes the following:
- the LOC103990969 gene encoding uncharacterized protein LOC103990969 isoform X2 encodes the protein MAAARVLGSALIGLSWQPSSASSYCSGSSSLLLRWQWRRLFSSSGSRLSMSLKAGIVGLPNVGKSTLFNAVVENGKAQAANFPFCTIEPNVGIVAVPDPRLNVLGGLSKSQRTVPASIEFVDIAGLVKGASQGEGLGNKFLSHIREVDSILQVVRCFEDNDVIHVNGKVDPKSDIDVINLELVFSDLEQIEKRLDKLKKGKAKDSQSKMKEEAEKSALEKIQKTLMDGRPARSVSLSDLEKESIHHLCLLTMKPVIYVANVAESDLAEPDNNPHVKEVMNLASELQSGIVTVSAQVEAELTELAQEERIEFLKSLGVSESGLGNLIRATYKLLGLRTYFTSGEKETKAWTILAGMTAPQAAGVIHSDFEKGFIRAETVSYDDFVAAGSLAAAREKGLLRLEGKDYTVKEGDVMLFRFNV
- the LOC103990969 gene encoding uncharacterized protein LOC103990969 isoform X1, encoding MAAARVLGSALIGLSWQPSSASSYCSGSSSLLLRWQWRRLFSSSGSRLSMSLKAGIVGLPNVGKSTLFNAVVENGKAQAANFPFCTIEPNVGIVAVPDPRLNVLGGLSKSQRTVPASIEFVDIAGLVKGASQGEGLGNKFLSHIREVDSILQVVRCFEDNDVIHVNGKVDPKSDIDVINLELVFSDLEQIEKRLDKLKKGKAKDSQSKMKEEAEKSALEKIQKTLMDGRPARSVSLSDLEKESIHHLCLLTMKPVIYVANVAESDLAEPDNNPHVKEVMNLASELQSGIVTVSAQVEAELTELAQEERIEFLKSLGVSESGLGNLIRATYKLLGLRTYFTSGEKETKAWTILAGMTAPQAAGVIHSDFEKGFIRAETVSYDDFVAAGSLAAAREKGLLRLEGKDYTVKEGDVMLFREWRDALALICANLSKLVKK